A region from the Diorhabda sublineata isolate icDioSubl1.1 chromosome X, icDioSubl1.1, whole genome shotgun sequence genome encodes:
- the LOC130451224 gene encoding uncharacterized protein LOC130451224 isoform X2, producing the protein MGGYAWVTLATNDSYSLGALVLAHSLKQVATQQQLAVLITPGVTNSMRSKLGEIFNVVKEVNILDSKDEANLRLLKRPELGITFTKLHCWRLTQFEKCVFLDADTLVLENCDELFEREELSAAPDIGWPDCFNSGVFVYRPSEETYEKLINFALEKGSFDGGDQGLLNLYFSDWAHKDISKHLPFIYNMASTSCYSYLPAFKQFGKSAKILHFIGSSKPWLQYFNTETRKVHPSEGLQHLEQILQHWWNIFCNLIHPALSPDMTSHTDTVHGSQSYTSQSISHTSYYHEYEHNPNYHIPENAEDYQNVWDPWEEYDSRQSGNKPPDSTDHENSSIIEHSQSLQPHYEQYHHSHVEQREPESHYFEYRPAHSDTNVEYRAPESRNEHPPIVHHNHFQHSEHRPSKNHNNHQYFEQRHSETQNHHQHKVSDNHHHFDKGLHSNIYHTEPYQRFSRHLEHQVVVRQVPHNKQQNLIESHNTNTFSKADHHVHIHHPSAPTYSQLQIPIIHHRPPETPNQDCSSCNIPPDDPRLPDECVATTTVSNEITLQSDSNEDSSQEQAGLAGAFANLTLGKPRTPEQQALDDHLRRQGWEVGNIDYLGRDSFDNIWSKICETLSLAPEPAKTAPLLEPDKTEFSVAVPASRIESKEENKLEATAELLSDRTVQENKSAATLEPQAVPEVSLPISNISDTITPKVDSPTTTAQAAVDNPTATFQVAQVQIDAKLVQTSDIAEPSPEQQEMGKQLPEPLKSTPPPATTETISKPVDNLSDKKIPIASETTLSSLIETQPQSPESPRAQEVIPEEASKVTSMEVSKDVQAKASEVISVEPEITKSVDPINQEVTKAIPTDESKSTPADSFKVTPADSFKAIPAESPKTTPAETSKDTPVESLKATPTDNPKTTPEEIKVNVSTEINSVKTAPVEILKTSPAEISVDTLTVAPVETPKSPPKDPPKVSSTETIKDAPKPKPSSTESLIAKPSEMSETAPIESVSTVPVETSKATSEILESVPVETPKSTPVEKPDSKSVETSKSTPTKLAVTSTTMDASVKTSKSVPTENVKAVPKGTQNVETAEAPKGESKKSEESVPKKVSKGKQTPETKEVSNQARQKETTKPPASKVTEPTPPTTPGCPTPQSTDPASSPPFSKGGLQVEGSVPNTPPAQEAASGPTPPPRKSASAPKKAAKKK; encoded by the exons gtcAAAATTGGGAGAAATCTTCAACGTAGTTAAAGAAGTTAATATTTTGGATTCGAAAGATGAAGCAAATCTACGGCTGTTGAAAAGACCCGAGCTAGGAATCACGTTCACAAAACTACATTGTTGGCGTTTGACTCAGTTTGAGAAATGTGTATTTTTGGATGCAGACACGTTG GTATTAGAAAACTGTGATGAACTATTCGAAAGAGAAGAATTGTCAGCAGCTCCAGATATTGGTTGGCCAGACTGTTTCAACTCTGGTGTTTTTGTTTATCGACCATCCGAGGAAACAtacgaaaaattaataaattttgctCTTGAAAAAGGAAGTTTCGATG GGGGAGATCAAGGACTTCTCAATCTATACTTTTCTGACTGGGCTCATAAAGATATTAGCAAACATTTGCCGTTTATATACAACATGGCATCTACATCATGCTACTCATATCTTCCAGCATTTAAACA atttggTAAAAGCGCCAAAATTCTTCATTTCATTGGGTCATCAAAACCatggctacaatattttaatacagAAACTAGAAAAGTGCATCCATCTGAAGGCCTACAACATTTAGAACAGATCCTCCAACATTGGTGGAACATTTTCTGCAATCTCATTCATCCAGCTCTTTCTCCAGACAtg ACCAGCCATACAGACACTGTGCATGGTAGTCAGTCCTACACCTCTCAAAGTATTTCTCACACATCCTATTATCATGAATATGAACATAATCCTAACTATCATATTCCCGAAAATGCGGAAGACTACCAAAATGTATGGGATCCTTGGGAGGAATATGACTCTAGACAGTCAGGAAATAAACCCCCAGATAGTACTGATCATGAAAATTCCAGTATAATTGAGCACTCACAATCATTACAACCCCATTATGAACAATACCATCACTCACATGTTGAACAAAGGGAACCAGAAAGTCATTATTTCGAATATAGACCAGCCCATAGTGATACTAATGTAGAGTATAGGGCACCAGAAAGTCGCAATGAACACCCTCCCATCGTACATCATAATCATTTTCAACATTCTGAACATAGGCCAtctaaaaatcataataatcatcaatattttgaacaaagGCACTCTGAAACTCAAAATCACCATCAACATAAGGTTTCAGACAATCATCATCACTTTGATAAAGGACTTCATTCTAATATTTACCATACTGAACCTTATCAAAGATTTAGTCGTCATTTAGAACATCAAGTTGTTGTGAGACAGGTTCCTcacaataaacaacaaaatctaATTGAATCTCACAATACAAATACATTTTCTAAAGCTGACCATCATGTTCACATTCATCATCCTTCAGCCCCTACATATAGTCAACTGCAAATTCCTATTATCCATCACCGACCTCCTGAAACTCCGAATCAAGATTGTTCCTCTTGTAATATACCTCCAGATGATCCTAGACTACCAGATGAGTGTGTGGCAACTACTACAGTGTCCAACGAAATAACATTGCAATCAGATTCTAATGAGGATAGTAGTCAAGAACAA gcTGGGCTAGCAGGTGCTTTCGCCAATTTAACATTGGGCAAACCAAGAACACCTGAACAACAAGCCTTAGATGACCATTTAAGGAGACAGGGCTGGGAAGTAGGCAATATTGATTACTTAGGAAGAGATTCATTTGACAATATATGGAGCAAGATCTGTGAAACATTGTCTTTGGCTCCTGAACCAG CAAAAACAGCACCATTGCTAGAACCAGATAAAACGGAGTTTTCAGTAGCTGTACCTGCATCCCGAATTGAAtctaaagaagaaaataaattagaagcTACCGCAGAATTACTAAGTGACAGAACTGTACAAGAAAACAAATCTGCCGCTACCTTGGAGCCTCAAGCCGTTCCTGAAGTTTCCCTTCCTATTTCTAACATTTCTGATACCATTACTCCAAAAGTAGATAGCCCTACGACAACTGCCCAAGCTGCAGTAGATAACCCTACTGCAACTTTCCAAGTCGCTCAGGTACAAATTGATGCAAAACTAGTACAAACCTCCGACATCGCAGAGCCTTCTCCTGAACAACAAGAAATGGGTAAACAGTTACCTGAACCCTTGAAATCTACACCTCCACCAGCAACTACAGAAACAATTTCAAAACCAGTTGATAATTTATCCGATAAAAAAATACCCATAGCGTCAGAAACTACACTATCCTCTCTTATAGAAACTCAACCACAAAGTCCAGAATCACCTAGAGCTCAAGAAGTAATACCAGAAGAAGCTTCTAAAGTCACATCTATGGAAGTTTCCAAAGATGTTCAAGCCAAAGCTTCCGAAGTTATATCTGTCGAACCTGAAATAACTAAGTCTGTTGATCCAATTAATCAAGAAGTTACAAAAGCAATACCCACTGACGAATCCAAATCTACACCAGCTGATAGCTTCAAAGTTACACCAGCTGATAGTTTCAAAGCTATACCAGCTGAGAGTCCCAAAACTACACCAGCTGAAACCTCCAAAGATACACCAGTTGAAAGCCTCAAAGCTACGCCAACTGATAACCCCAAAACTACACCTGAAGAAATAAAAGTTAACGTATCTACTGAAATCAATTCAGTAAAAACTGCTCCTGTCGAAATACTGAAAACCTCACCAGCAGAAATATCTGTAGATACACTAACAGTTGCGCCCGTGGAAACTCCGAAATCTCCACCTAAGGATCCTCCCAAAGTTTCATCAACAGAAACTATAAAAGATGCACCAAAACCCAAACCTTCTTCGACAGAGTCCCTCATAGCTAAGCCATCGGAAATGTCAGAAACGGCACCAATAGAATCAGTCTCGACTGTACCTGTTGAAACTTCCAAAGCTACTTCAGAAATTCTCGAGTCTGTACCTGTAGAAACACCCAAATCTACACCCGTCGAAAAACCTGATTCTAAATCTGTAGAAACATCTAAATCTACACCTACAAAACTTGCAGTTACAAGCACAACCATGGATGCTTCTGTGAAAACTTCAAAATCTGTACCTACAGAAAATGTTAAGGCCGTGCCAAAGGGAACTCAAAATGTTGAAACGGCAGAAGCCCCAAAAGGAGAATCTAAAAAATCAGAAGAATCTGTACCCAAGAAGGTTTCTAAAGGAAAACAAACACCTGAAACAAAAGAAGTTTCCAATCAAGCGAGGCAGAAAGAAACTACTAAACCACCAGCATCCAAAGTGACGGAGCCCACCCCTCCAACAACTCCTGGATGTCCAACTCCGCAATCGACAGATCCTGCTTCATCTCCTCCTTTTTCCAAAGGAGGACTGCAAGTAGAAGGTAGTGTGCCAAACACACCCCCTGCACAAGAAGCGGCATCAGGGCCAACGCCTCCTCCTCGCAAGAGTGCTAGTGCACCAAAGAAAGcagcaaagaaaaaataa
- the LOC130451224 gene encoding uncharacterized protein LOC130451224 isoform X1 — protein sequence MGGYAWVTLATNDSYSLGALVLAHSLKQVATQQQLAVLITPGVTNSMRSKLGEIFNVVKEVNILDSKDEANLRLLKRPELGITFTKLHCWRLTQFEKCVFLDADTLVLENCDELFEREELSAAPDIGWPDCFNSGVFVYRPSEETYEKLINFALEKGSFDGGDQGLLNLYFSDWAHKDISKHLPFIYNMASTSCYSYLPAFKQFGKSAKILHFIGSSKPWLQYFNTETRKVHPSEGLQHLEQILQHWWNIFCNLIHPALSPDMTSHTDTVHGSQSYTSQSISHTSYYHEYEHNPNYHIPENAEDYQNVWDPWEEYDSRQSGNKPPDSTDHENSSIIEHSQSLQPHYEQYHHSHVEQREPESHYFEYRPAHSDTNVEYRAPESRNEHPPIVHHNHFQHSEHRPSKNHNNHQYFEQRHSETQNHHQHKVSDNHHHFDKGLHSNIYHTEPYQRFSRHLEHQVVVRQVPHNKQQNLIESHNTNTFSKADHHVHIHHPSAPTYSQLQIPIIHHRPPETPNQDCSSCNIPPDDPRLPDECVATTTVSNEITLQSDSNEDSSQEQAGLAGAFANLTLGKPRTPEQQALDDHLRRQGWEVGNIDYLGRDSFDNIWSKICETLSLAPEPESTPTPIEEKLIDQPTQKEASPEKLKESTIYKEASPNKAKTAPLLEPDKTEFSVAVPASRIESKEENKLEATAELLSDRTVQENKSAATLEPQAVPEVSLPISNISDTITPKVDSPTTTAQAAVDNPTATFQVAQVQIDAKLVQTSDIAEPSPEQQEMGKQLPEPLKSTPPPATTETISKPVDNLSDKKIPIASETTLSSLIETQPQSPESPRAQEVIPEEASKVTSMEVSKDVQAKASEVISVEPEITKSVDPINQEVTKAIPTDESKSTPADSFKVTPADSFKAIPAESPKTTPAETSKDTPVESLKATPTDNPKTTPEEIKVNVSTEINSVKTAPVEILKTSPAEISVDTLTVAPVETPKSPPKDPPKVSSTETIKDAPKPKPSSTESLIAKPSEMSETAPIESVSTVPVETSKATSEILESVPVETPKSTPVEKPDSKSVETSKSTPTKLAVTSTTMDASVKTSKSVPTENVKAVPKGTQNVETAEAPKGESKKSEESVPKKVSKGKQTPETKEVSNQARQKETTKPPASKVTEPTPPTTPGCPTPQSTDPASSPPFSKGGLQVEGSVPNTPPAQEAASGPTPPPRKSASAPKKAAKKK from the exons gtcAAAATTGGGAGAAATCTTCAACGTAGTTAAAGAAGTTAATATTTTGGATTCGAAAGATGAAGCAAATCTACGGCTGTTGAAAAGACCCGAGCTAGGAATCACGTTCACAAAACTACATTGTTGGCGTTTGACTCAGTTTGAGAAATGTGTATTTTTGGATGCAGACACGTTG GTATTAGAAAACTGTGATGAACTATTCGAAAGAGAAGAATTGTCAGCAGCTCCAGATATTGGTTGGCCAGACTGTTTCAACTCTGGTGTTTTTGTTTATCGACCATCCGAGGAAACAtacgaaaaattaataaattttgctCTTGAAAAAGGAAGTTTCGATG GGGGAGATCAAGGACTTCTCAATCTATACTTTTCTGACTGGGCTCATAAAGATATTAGCAAACATTTGCCGTTTATATACAACATGGCATCTACATCATGCTACTCATATCTTCCAGCATTTAAACA atttggTAAAAGCGCCAAAATTCTTCATTTCATTGGGTCATCAAAACCatggctacaatattttaatacagAAACTAGAAAAGTGCATCCATCTGAAGGCCTACAACATTTAGAACAGATCCTCCAACATTGGTGGAACATTTTCTGCAATCTCATTCATCCAGCTCTTTCTCCAGACAtg ACCAGCCATACAGACACTGTGCATGGTAGTCAGTCCTACACCTCTCAAAGTATTTCTCACACATCCTATTATCATGAATATGAACATAATCCTAACTATCATATTCCCGAAAATGCGGAAGACTACCAAAATGTATGGGATCCTTGGGAGGAATATGACTCTAGACAGTCAGGAAATAAACCCCCAGATAGTACTGATCATGAAAATTCCAGTATAATTGAGCACTCACAATCATTACAACCCCATTATGAACAATACCATCACTCACATGTTGAACAAAGGGAACCAGAAAGTCATTATTTCGAATATAGACCAGCCCATAGTGATACTAATGTAGAGTATAGGGCACCAGAAAGTCGCAATGAACACCCTCCCATCGTACATCATAATCATTTTCAACATTCTGAACATAGGCCAtctaaaaatcataataatcatcaatattttgaacaaagGCACTCTGAAACTCAAAATCACCATCAACATAAGGTTTCAGACAATCATCATCACTTTGATAAAGGACTTCATTCTAATATTTACCATACTGAACCTTATCAAAGATTTAGTCGTCATTTAGAACATCAAGTTGTTGTGAGACAGGTTCCTcacaataaacaacaaaatctaATTGAATCTCACAATACAAATACATTTTCTAAAGCTGACCATCATGTTCACATTCATCATCCTTCAGCCCCTACATATAGTCAACTGCAAATTCCTATTATCCATCACCGACCTCCTGAAACTCCGAATCAAGATTGTTCCTCTTGTAATATACCTCCAGATGATCCTAGACTACCAGATGAGTGTGTGGCAACTACTACAGTGTCCAACGAAATAACATTGCAATCAGATTCTAATGAGGATAGTAGTCAAGAACAA gcTGGGCTAGCAGGTGCTTTCGCCAATTTAACATTGGGCAAACCAAGAACACCTGAACAACAAGCCTTAGATGACCATTTAAGGAGACAGGGCTGGGAAGTAGGCAATATTGATTACTTAGGAAGAGATTCATTTGACAATATATGGAGCAAGATCTGTGAAACATTGTCTTTGGCTCCTGAACCAG AATCCACTCCAACaccaattgaagaaaaacttatTGATCAGCCAACACAAAAAGAAGCTTCGCCCGAAAAACTTAAGGAATCGACAATATACAAAGAAGCTTCTCCTAATAAAG CAAAAACAGCACCATTGCTAGAACCAGATAAAACGGAGTTTTCAGTAGCTGTACCTGCATCCCGAATTGAAtctaaagaagaaaataaattagaagcTACCGCAGAATTACTAAGTGACAGAACTGTACAAGAAAACAAATCTGCCGCTACCTTGGAGCCTCAAGCCGTTCCTGAAGTTTCCCTTCCTATTTCTAACATTTCTGATACCATTACTCCAAAAGTAGATAGCCCTACGACAACTGCCCAAGCTGCAGTAGATAACCCTACTGCAACTTTCCAAGTCGCTCAGGTACAAATTGATGCAAAACTAGTACAAACCTCCGACATCGCAGAGCCTTCTCCTGAACAACAAGAAATGGGTAAACAGTTACCTGAACCCTTGAAATCTACACCTCCACCAGCAACTACAGAAACAATTTCAAAACCAGTTGATAATTTATCCGATAAAAAAATACCCATAGCGTCAGAAACTACACTATCCTCTCTTATAGAAACTCAACCACAAAGTCCAGAATCACCTAGAGCTCAAGAAGTAATACCAGAAGAAGCTTCTAAAGTCACATCTATGGAAGTTTCCAAAGATGTTCAAGCCAAAGCTTCCGAAGTTATATCTGTCGAACCTGAAATAACTAAGTCTGTTGATCCAATTAATCAAGAAGTTACAAAAGCAATACCCACTGACGAATCCAAATCTACACCAGCTGATAGCTTCAAAGTTACACCAGCTGATAGTTTCAAAGCTATACCAGCTGAGAGTCCCAAAACTACACCAGCTGAAACCTCCAAAGATACACCAGTTGAAAGCCTCAAAGCTACGCCAACTGATAACCCCAAAACTACACCTGAAGAAATAAAAGTTAACGTATCTACTGAAATCAATTCAGTAAAAACTGCTCCTGTCGAAATACTGAAAACCTCACCAGCAGAAATATCTGTAGATACACTAACAGTTGCGCCCGTGGAAACTCCGAAATCTCCACCTAAGGATCCTCCCAAAGTTTCATCAACAGAAACTATAAAAGATGCACCAAAACCCAAACCTTCTTCGACAGAGTCCCTCATAGCTAAGCCATCGGAAATGTCAGAAACGGCACCAATAGAATCAGTCTCGACTGTACCTGTTGAAACTTCCAAAGCTACTTCAGAAATTCTCGAGTCTGTACCTGTAGAAACACCCAAATCTACACCCGTCGAAAAACCTGATTCTAAATCTGTAGAAACATCTAAATCTACACCTACAAAACTTGCAGTTACAAGCACAACCATGGATGCTTCTGTGAAAACTTCAAAATCTGTACCTACAGAAAATGTTAAGGCCGTGCCAAAGGGAACTCAAAATGTTGAAACGGCAGAAGCCCCAAAAGGAGAATCTAAAAAATCAGAAGAATCTGTACCCAAGAAGGTTTCTAAAGGAAAACAAACACCTGAAACAAAAGAAGTTTCCAATCAAGCGAGGCAGAAAGAAACTACTAAACCACCAGCATCCAAAGTGACGGAGCCCACCCCTCCAACAACTCCTGGATGTCCAACTCCGCAATCGACAGATCCTGCTTCATCTCCTCCTTTTTCCAAAGGAGGACTGCAAGTAGAAGGTAGTGTGCCAAACACACCCCCTGCACAAGAAGCGGCATCAGGGCCAACGCCTCCTCCTCGCAAGAGTGCTAGTGCACCAAAGAAAGcagcaaagaaaaaataa
- the LOC130451224 gene encoding proteoglycan 4 isoform X3 codes for MGGYAWVTLATNDSYSLGALVLAHSLKQVATQQQLAVLITPGVTNSMRSKLGEIFNVVKEVNILDSKDEANLRLLKRPELGITFTKLHCWRLTQFEKCVFLDADTLVLENCDELFEREELSAAPDIGWPDCFNSGVFVYRPSEETYEKLINFALEKGSFDGGDQGLLNLYFSDWAHKDISKHLPFIYNMASTSCYSYLPAFKQFGKSAKILHFIGSSKPWLQYFNTETRKVHPSEGLQHLEQILQHWWNIFCNLIHPALSPDMAGLAGAFANLTLGKPRTPEQQALDDHLRRQGWEVGNIDYLGRDSFDNIWSKICETLSLAPEPESTPTPIEEKLIDQPTQKEASPEKLKESTIYKEASPNKAKTAPLLEPDKTEFSVAVPASRIESKEENKLEATAELLSDRTVQENKSAATLEPQAVPEVSLPISNISDTITPKVDSPTTTAQAAVDNPTATFQVAQVQIDAKLVQTSDIAEPSPEQQEMGKQLPEPLKSTPPPATTETISKPVDNLSDKKIPIASETTLSSLIETQPQSPESPRAQEVIPEEASKVTSMEVSKDVQAKASEVISVEPEITKSVDPINQEVTKAIPTDESKSTPADSFKVTPADSFKAIPAESPKTTPAETSKDTPVESLKATPTDNPKTTPEEIKVNVSTEINSVKTAPVEILKTSPAEISVDTLTVAPVETPKSPPKDPPKVSSTETIKDAPKPKPSSTESLIAKPSEMSETAPIESVSTVPVETSKATSEILESVPVETPKSTPVEKPDSKSVETSKSTPTKLAVTSTTMDASVKTSKSVPTENVKAVPKGTQNVETAEAPKGESKKSEESVPKKVSKGKQTPETKEVSNQARQKETTKPPASKVTEPTPPTTPGCPTPQSTDPASSPPFSKGGLQVEGSVPNTPPAQEAASGPTPPPRKSASAPKKAAKKK; via the exons gtcAAAATTGGGAGAAATCTTCAACGTAGTTAAAGAAGTTAATATTTTGGATTCGAAAGATGAAGCAAATCTACGGCTGTTGAAAAGACCCGAGCTAGGAATCACGTTCACAAAACTACATTGTTGGCGTTTGACTCAGTTTGAGAAATGTGTATTTTTGGATGCAGACACGTTG GTATTAGAAAACTGTGATGAACTATTCGAAAGAGAAGAATTGTCAGCAGCTCCAGATATTGGTTGGCCAGACTGTTTCAACTCTGGTGTTTTTGTTTATCGACCATCCGAGGAAACAtacgaaaaattaataaattttgctCTTGAAAAAGGAAGTTTCGATG GGGGAGATCAAGGACTTCTCAATCTATACTTTTCTGACTGGGCTCATAAAGATATTAGCAAACATTTGCCGTTTATATACAACATGGCATCTACATCATGCTACTCATATCTTCCAGCATTTAAACA atttggTAAAAGCGCCAAAATTCTTCATTTCATTGGGTCATCAAAACCatggctacaatattttaatacagAAACTAGAAAAGTGCATCCATCTGAAGGCCTACAACATTTAGAACAGATCCTCCAACATTGGTGGAACATTTTCTGCAATCTCATTCATCCAGCTCTTTCTCCAGACAtg gcTGGGCTAGCAGGTGCTTTCGCCAATTTAACATTGGGCAAACCAAGAACACCTGAACAACAAGCCTTAGATGACCATTTAAGGAGACAGGGCTGGGAAGTAGGCAATATTGATTACTTAGGAAGAGATTCATTTGACAATATATGGAGCAAGATCTGTGAAACATTGTCTTTGGCTCCTGAACCAG AATCCACTCCAACaccaattgaagaaaaacttatTGATCAGCCAACACAAAAAGAAGCTTCGCCCGAAAAACTTAAGGAATCGACAATATACAAAGAAGCTTCTCCTAATAAAG CAAAAACAGCACCATTGCTAGAACCAGATAAAACGGAGTTTTCAGTAGCTGTACCTGCATCCCGAATTGAAtctaaagaagaaaataaattagaagcTACCGCAGAATTACTAAGTGACAGAACTGTACAAGAAAACAAATCTGCCGCTACCTTGGAGCCTCAAGCCGTTCCTGAAGTTTCCCTTCCTATTTCTAACATTTCTGATACCATTACTCCAAAAGTAGATAGCCCTACGACAACTGCCCAAGCTGCAGTAGATAACCCTACTGCAACTTTCCAAGTCGCTCAGGTACAAATTGATGCAAAACTAGTACAAACCTCCGACATCGCAGAGCCTTCTCCTGAACAACAAGAAATGGGTAAACAGTTACCTGAACCCTTGAAATCTACACCTCCACCAGCAACTACAGAAACAATTTCAAAACCAGTTGATAATTTATCCGATAAAAAAATACCCATAGCGTCAGAAACTACACTATCCTCTCTTATAGAAACTCAACCACAAAGTCCAGAATCACCTAGAGCTCAAGAAGTAATACCAGAAGAAGCTTCTAAAGTCACATCTATGGAAGTTTCCAAAGATGTTCAAGCCAAAGCTTCCGAAGTTATATCTGTCGAACCTGAAATAACTAAGTCTGTTGATCCAATTAATCAAGAAGTTACAAAAGCAATACCCACTGACGAATCCAAATCTACACCAGCTGATAGCTTCAAAGTTACACCAGCTGATAGTTTCAAAGCTATACCAGCTGAGAGTCCCAAAACTACACCAGCTGAAACCTCCAAAGATACACCAGTTGAAAGCCTCAAAGCTACGCCAACTGATAACCCCAAAACTACACCTGAAGAAATAAAAGTTAACGTATCTACTGAAATCAATTCAGTAAAAACTGCTCCTGTCGAAATACTGAAAACCTCACCAGCAGAAATATCTGTAGATACACTAACAGTTGCGCCCGTGGAAACTCCGAAATCTCCACCTAAGGATCCTCCCAAAGTTTCATCAACAGAAACTATAAAAGATGCACCAAAACCCAAACCTTCTTCGACAGAGTCCCTCATAGCTAAGCCATCGGAAATGTCAGAAACGGCACCAATAGAATCAGTCTCGACTGTACCTGTTGAAACTTCCAAAGCTACTTCAGAAATTCTCGAGTCTGTACCTGTAGAAACACCCAAATCTACACCCGTCGAAAAACCTGATTCTAAATCTGTAGAAACATCTAAATCTACACCTACAAAACTTGCAGTTACAAGCACAACCATGGATGCTTCTGTGAAAACTTCAAAATCTGTACCTACAGAAAATGTTAAGGCCGTGCCAAAGGGAACTCAAAATGTTGAAACGGCAGAAGCCCCAAAAGGAGAATCTAAAAAATCAGAAGAATCTGTACCCAAGAAGGTTTCTAAAGGAAAACAAACACCTGAAACAAAAGAAGTTTCCAATCAAGCGAGGCAGAAAGAAACTACTAAACCACCAGCATCCAAAGTGACGGAGCCCACCCCTCCAACAACTCCTGGATGTCCAACTCCGCAATCGACAGATCCTGCTTCATCTCCTCCTTTTTCCAAAGGAGGACTGCAAGTAGAAGGTAGTGTGCCAAACACACCCCCTGCACAAGAAGCGGCATCAGGGCCAACGCCTCCTCCTCGCAAGAGTGCTAGTGCACCAAAGAAAGcagcaaagaaaaaataa